The Silurus meridionalis isolate SWU-2019-XX chromosome 16, ASM1480568v1, whole genome shotgun sequence genome has a segment encoding these proteins:
- the corin gene encoding atrial natriuretic peptide-converting enzyme, whose translation MSSTEKLRALSLEEPRETTAVPGAGVQVMGDTCSHKLSSTKLLKLLLIILPCVCGLICLLTLLLAFTGILGNGLLDSSDSAPLSAKDVSEVTLIPLVAVTSDPLAVVNSTSPMSSNTRPFHSESSSSDFLMSDSSSSPSSSSSSSSDATPTPTADWLMSFSTMSALSSVKPTNTNPEAGECYDITEVQCHMLAYNRSGVLPGATVVKRGEMEMFLRFFTYLNRLNCYSHIMLFGCTIALPQCVTDAGDMRVILPCQSFCESAKEGCESVLQMFNASWPDFLRCSQFVNVTMATSGATPPVTPRIRPSTMATSGATPTCYTPHQAKGRAAVCGGTDSFLCATGICVPQKLVCNGFNDCDDWSDEADCVCSEREFGCGTGRCVNVSLLCDGYDDCGDLSDEHNCMCDGVKEHQCGDGRCIPLEWLCDGDHDCVDKSDELNCSCKAQGLLECKNGQCIPSAFRCDSEEDCKDGSDEENCTKQLVQGSCPPGQTNCISTSCSEPHSTNANCSVCEPISLELCMNLPYNTTRFPNFLGHQSQKESSVSWESSLFPALVQTNCYKYLMFFACTVLVPKCDPLTHLRVPPCRSLCRSSKERCESVLSIVGLQWPEEMDCAHFPEDGHENTPCLLPDPDVEECSPSHFKCLSGRCVLASKRCDGHTDCDDDSDEEHCGCRERGLFECPSDKSCIKNTMICDGFPDCSLLEDEKNCSVCNDNELECNNHECVHRTLWCDGRKHCTDSSDEWNCVSLSSSVLLVSKTAVEYQVCADEWNPELSTITCKQLGLGAPLSTKVIEDVYSFGRRRWLHVHPDWSHRNNTALQRLLEKRGHSCYSRKKIALQCTRGECGRRPAARMVKRILGGRTSRPGRWPWQCSLQSEESGHICGCVLIGRRWALTVAHCFEGRESADVWNVVLGINNLDHPSTHTQSRSVKSVTVHSRYNRAVVDYDISIIELDEGVHISSYARPVCLPEPGHTLTPDTYCYITGWGHMGNRMPFKLQEGVVRVISLSQCQSYFDMKTITSRMLCAGYEAGTIDSCMGDSGGPLVCEDPDGRWTLYGLTSWGSVCFSKVLGPGVYANITHFTEWIRRQIYLRTFHLD comes from the exons ATGTCCTCCACGGAGAAGCTGCGCGCGCTCAGCCTGGAAGAGCCGCGCGAGACAACCGCG gtacCAGGTGCAGGTGTGCAGGTGATGGGGGACACATGTTCACATAAACTCAGCTCAACAAAGCTCCTGAAGcttctcctcatcatcctccccTGTGTGTGTGGCCTCATCTGCCTCCTCACGCTGCTGCTTGCTTTCACag GAATACTTGGGAATGGGCTCCTTGACTCCAGTGACTCCGCCCCTCTCTCGGCCAAAGATGTTTCCGAGGTGACGCTCATTCCTCTTGTCGCTGTAACTTCAGATCCTCTTGCTGTTGTTAACTCTACATCACCAATGTCAAGCAACACGAGACCCTTTCACTCAGAATCATCTTCCTCTGACTTCCTGATGTCTGACTCTTCATcatcgccatcatcatcatcatcatcatcatcggaTGCCACACCTACGCCGACTGCTGATTGGTTAATGAGTTTTTCCACCATGAGTGCTCTGTCGAGTGTCAAACCAACGAACACGAACCCTGAGGCAG gtgagTGCTATGATATCACAGAGGTTCAGTGTCACATGTTGGCGTATAACCGGAGTGGCGTGTTGCCGGGGGCGACTGTGGTAAAGCGAGGAGAGATGGAGATGTTCCTGCGGTTTTTCACTTACCTGAACAGACTCAACTGTTATTCCCACATCATGCTGTTCGGCTGCACCATCGCACTGCCACAGTGTGTCACTGACGCTGGAgacat gcgtgTGATTTTGCCGTGTCAGTCGTTCTGCGAGTCGGCGAAGGAGGGATGTGAATCTGTTCTTCAGATGTTTAACGCATCATGGCCCGACTTCCTGCGCTGCTCACAGTTTGTCAATGTCACCATGGCAACATCAGGAGCCACCCCACCTGTTACACCCCGCATCAGGCCAAG CACCATGGCAACATCAGGAGCCACCCCCACCTGTTACACCCCGCATCAGGCCAAGGGCCGGGCCG CTGTGTGTGGAGGCACTGACAGCTTCCTCTGTGCAACAGGAATTTGTGTTCCCCAGAAACTGGTGTGTAATGGGTTTAACGACTGCGATGACTGGAGTGATGAAGCCGACTGTG tgtgttcAGAGAGGGAGTTTGGCTGTGGTACAGGTCGCTGTGTGAACGTCTCTCTGCTGTGTGACGGTTATGACGACTGCGGGGACCTCAGTGACGAGCACAACTGCA TGTGTGATGGGGTGAAGGAGCACCAGTGTGGAGACGGACGCTGCATCCCGCTCGAGTGGCTCTGTGACGGAGATCATGACTGTGTGGACAAGAGCGATGAACTCAACTGCT catgtaAAGCGCAGGGTTTGTTGGAGTGTAAGAATGGACAGTGCATCCCCAGTGCTTTCCGCTGCGATAGTGAGGAAGACTGCAAGGATGGCAGTGATGAAGAAAACTGCACAAAGCAGCTGG TTCAGGGCTCATGTCCACCAGGTCAGACCAACTGTATCTCCACCTCCTGTTCTGAGCCGCACAGCACTAACGCTAACTGCA gtgtctGTGAGCCAATCTCACTGGAGCTGTGTATGAACCTGCCGTACAACACCACACGTTTTCCGAACTTCCTGGGCCACCAGTCTCAGAAGGAGAGCTCAGTGAGCTGGGAGTCGTCTCTGTTCCCTGCACTCGTTCAAACCAACTGCTACAAATACCTCATGTTCTTCGCCTGCACTGTCCTCGTGCCCAAGTGTGACCCGCTCACACACCTGAGAGTGCCACCATGCAG gtCTCTGTGCAGGAGCTCTAAAGAGCGCTGTGAGTCGGTGCTGAGCATTGTGGGATTGCAGTGGCCTGAGGAAATGGACTGCGCTCACTTTCCTGAGGATGGACATGAAAACACGCCGTGTCTCCTCCCTGACCCGGACGTAGAgg aGTGTTCACCCAGTCACTTCAAGTGTCTCTCGGGGAGGTGTGTGCTCGCCTCCAAACGCTGTGACGGACACACGGACTGCGACGACGACAGCGATGAGGAACACTGTG GTTGTAGAGAGAGAGGACTGTTTGAATGCCCCTCAGATAAATCCTGCATTAAGAACACTATGATCTGTGATGGCTTTCCGGACTGCAGCCTCCTGGAGGATGAGAAGAACTGCT ctgTGTGTAATGATAATGAGCTGGAGTGTAATAATCACGAGTGTGTGCACCGAACTTTATGGTGTGACGGGAGGAAGCACTGCACTGACAGCTCGGATGAGTGGAACTGCG tCTCTCTCTCCAGCTCAGTGTTGCTGGTCAGTAAAACAGCAGTGGAATATCAGGTTTGTGCTGATGAGTGGAACCCGGAGCTCAGCACCATCACTTGCAAACAACTGGGTTTAGG agctcCTTTGTCAACTAAAGTGATAGAGGACGTGTACAGCTTTGGAAGGAGGCGCTGGCTTCATGTCCATCCTGACTGGAGTCACCGTAACAACACTGCACTGCAGAGGCTTTTGGagaaaagag gGCATTCCTGTTACTCACGCAAAAAGATTGCTCTTCAGTGCACCAGAGGCG agtgtgggCGCAGGCCTGCAGCACGGATGGTGAAAAGGATTCTGGGAGGTCGTACGAGTCGGCCGGGTCGCTGGCCGTGGCAGTGCTCGCTACAGAGCGAGGAGAGCGGCCATATCTGTGGCTGTGTCCTGATTGGGAGGAGGTGGGCTCTAACCGTGGCCCATTGCTTTGAGgg gcgtgAGAGTGCAGATGTGTGGAACGTGGTGTTGGGGATCAATAACCTGGACcacccatccacacacacacagagccgcAGTGTGAAGAGTGTGACGGTTCACTCTCGCTACAATCGCGCCGTCGTCGACTACGACATCAGCATCATCGAGCTGGACGAGGGCGTGCACATCAGCAGCTACGCACGACCCGTGTGTTTACCCGAGCctggacacacactcacacctgatACATACTGCTACATCACCGGCTGGGGGCACATGGGCAACCGCA tgcccTTTAAGCTGCAGGAGGGTGTGGTCAGAGTGATCTCTCTGTCTCAGTGTCAGTCGTATTTTGATATGAAGACCATCACCTCCCGGATGCTCTGTGCAGGTTATGAGGCTGGAACCATTGATTCCTgcatg GGTGATAGCGGTGGGCCGTTGGTGTGTGAGGACCCAGATGGTCGATGGACTCTGTACGGTTTGACCTCATGGGGTTCGGTGTGTTTCTCCAAAGTGCTCGGGCCCGGAGTGTACGCCAACATCACACACTTTACTGAGTGGATCAGGAGACAGATCTACTTACGAACCTTTCATCTGGACTAG
- the LOC124398661 gene encoding neuromedin-K receptor isoform X2, with product MMSGNASLLRSSGNITNRFAQPPWRVALWSLAYSCVLLVAVFGNLVVIWIIVAHKRMRTVTNYFLLNLAVSDASMAALNTPINFVYAAHGDWYFGDAYCKFHNFFPVAAVFASIYSMTAIAVDRYMAIIHPLKPRFSATLTRLVIVCVWGAAVVLAFPLCFYSKTTAIRNRTLCYVDWPRHKTDEFMYHIIISVLVYLLPLVVMAITYSLVGVTLWGGGMAGNSSDNYLEQLQAKRKVVKMMVLVVVTFVLCWLPYHIYFIITGLYPNIRKWKYIQQVYLAVMWLAMSSTVYNPIIYCTLNSRF from the exons ATGATGTCCGGTAACGCGTCGCTTCTCCGTTCCTCTGGTAACATCACTAACCGGTTCGCGCAGCCGCCGTGGCGCGTGGCTCTGTGGTCTCTGGCGTACAGCTGCGTGCTGCTGGTCGCCGTGTTCGGGAACCTGGTGGTCATCTGGATCATCGTGGCGCACAAGCGCATGCGGACGGTCACCAACTACTTCCTGCTGAACCTCGCGGTGTCGGACGCGTCCATGGCGGCGCTCAACACTCCGATCAATTTCGTGTACGCGGCCCACGGGGACTGGTACTTCGGGGACGCGTACTGCAAGTTCCACAACTTCTTCCCCGTGGCCGCCGTGTTCGCCAGCATCTACTCCATGACCGCCATTGCCGTGGAcag GTACATGGCGATCATCCACCCTCTGAAACCACGTTTCTCAGCCACTTTGACCAGActggtgattgtgtgtgtgtggggagcgGCCGTAGTGTTAGCCTTCCCGCTCTGCTTCTACTCCAAGACCACAGCTATTCGCAACAGAACGCTGTGTTACGTGGACTGGCCCCGCCACAAAACTGATGAGTTcat gtacCACATCATCATATCTGTGTTGGTGTATCtgctgcctctagtggtgatgGCGATTACATACAGCTTGGTTGGAGTCACACTGTGGGGGGGCGGCATGGCAGGAAACTCCTCTGACAACTACCTGGAGCAGCTACAGGCGAAacgcaag gtggtgaagatgatggtgttggtggtggtgacCTTTGTTCTGTGCTGGTTGCCGTATCACATCTATTTCATCATCACAGGTCTTTACCCCAACATCCGCAAGTGGAAATATATCCAGCAGGTTTATCTGGCTGTGATGTGGCTCGCCATGAGCTCCACCGTCTACAACCCCATCATCTACTGTACCCTCAACAGCAG GTTTTAA
- the LOC124398661 gene encoding neuromedin-K receptor isoform X1, which produces MMSGNASLLRSSGNITNRFAQPPWRVALWSLAYSCVLLVAVFGNLVVIWIIVAHKRMRTVTNYFLLNLAVSDASMAALNTPINFVYAAHGDWYFGDAYCKFHNFFPVAAVFASIYSMTAIAVDRYMAIIHPLKPRFSATLTRLVIVCVWGAAVVLAFPLCFYSKTTAIRNRTLCYVDWPRHKTDEFMYHIIISVLVYLLPLVVMAITYSLVGVTLWGGGMAGNSSDNYLEQLQAKRKVVKMMVLVVVTFVLCWLPYHIYFIITGLYPNIRKWKYIQQVYLAVMWLAMSSTVYNPIIYCTLNSRFRAGFKRVFRWCPFITLSHLDELELNSARFQRNRQSSLFALTRLESSMDTHTSHSSRRKSSAASRYSSLSSQSRLATRLSLNGCQHPPAVNTTPT; this is translated from the exons ATGATGTCCGGTAACGCGTCGCTTCTCCGTTCCTCTGGTAACATCACTAACCGGTTCGCGCAGCCGCCGTGGCGCGTGGCTCTGTGGTCTCTGGCGTACAGCTGCGTGCTGCTGGTCGCCGTGTTCGGGAACCTGGTGGTCATCTGGATCATCGTGGCGCACAAGCGCATGCGGACGGTCACCAACTACTTCCTGCTGAACCTCGCGGTGTCGGACGCGTCCATGGCGGCGCTCAACACTCCGATCAATTTCGTGTACGCGGCCCACGGGGACTGGTACTTCGGGGACGCGTACTGCAAGTTCCACAACTTCTTCCCCGTGGCCGCCGTGTTCGCCAGCATCTACTCCATGACCGCCATTGCCGTGGAcag GTACATGGCGATCATCCACCCTCTGAAACCACGTTTCTCAGCCACTTTGACCAGActggtgattgtgtgtgtgtggggagcgGCCGTAGTGTTAGCCTTCCCGCTCTGCTTCTACTCCAAGACCACAGCTATTCGCAACAGAACGCTGTGTTACGTGGACTGGCCCCGCCACAAAACTGATGAGTTcat gtacCACATCATCATATCTGTGTTGGTGTATCtgctgcctctagtggtgatgGCGATTACATACAGCTTGGTTGGAGTCACACTGTGGGGGGGCGGCATGGCAGGAAACTCCTCTGACAACTACCTGGAGCAGCTACAGGCGAAacgcaag gtggtgaagatgatggtgttggtggtggtgacCTTTGTTCTGTGCTGGTTGCCGTATCACATCTATTTCATCATCACAGGTCTTTACCCCAACATCCGCAAGTGGAAATATATCCAGCAGGTTTATCTGGCTGTGATGTGGCTCGCCATGAGCTCCACCGTCTACAACCCCATCATCTACTGTACCCTCAACAGCAG GTTCCGTGCAGGTTTTAAGCGAGTGTTCCGCTGGTGTCCCTTCATCACCCTGTCTCATTTAGATGAGCTGGAGTTGAACTCGGCCCGATTCCAGAGGAACCGGCAGAGCAGCCTGTTCGCCCTGACCCGCCTGGAGTCcagcatggacacacacacctcacactcgtCACGACGCAAGAGCTCGGCCGCCAGTCGCTACAGCAGCCTCAGCAGCCAATCACGTCTCGCCACTCGTCTCTCACTGAACGGCTGTCAGCATCCCCCTGCTGTGAACACCACGCCCACCTAA